A genomic segment from Oncorhynchus clarkii lewisi isolate Uvic-CL-2024 chromosome 12, UVic_Ocla_1.0, whole genome shotgun sequence encodes:
- the LOC139421817 gene encoding anti-sigma-I factor RsgI2-like: MPVSNPTPVSDPTTVPDPTLVPDPTPVSNPTPVSNPTPVSNPTPVSDPTLVPDSTSVSNPTPVPDHMPVSNPTPVSDPTTVPDPTLVPDPTPVSNPTPVSNPTPVSNPTPVSNPTPVSNPTPVPNPTPGSDPTPVPNPTPVSDPTPVSNPTPVSNPTPVSNPTPVSRLYACPLTLCLSPDPKPVP, from the coding sequence ATGCCTGTCTCCAACCCTACGCCTGTCTCCGACCCTACTACTGTCCCCGACCCTACGCTTGTCCCCGACCCTACGCCTGTCTCCAACCCTACGCCTGTCTCCAACCCTACACCTGTTTCCAACCCTACACCTGTTTCCGACCCTACGCTTGTCCCCGATTCTACGTCTGTCTCCAACCCTACGCCTGTCCCCGACCATATGCCTGTCTCCAACCCTACGCCTGTCTCCGACCCTACTACTGTCCCCGACCCTACGCTTGTCCCCGACCCTACGCCTGTCTCCAACCCTACGCCTGTCTCCAACCCTACACCTGTTTCCAACCCTACACCTGTTTCCAACCCTACACCTGTCTCCAACCCTACGCCTGTCCCCAACCCTACACCTGGCTCCGACCCTACGCCTGTCCCCAACCCTACACCTGTCTCCGACCCTACACCTGTCTCCAACCCTACACCTGTCTCCAACCCTACACCTGTCTCCAACCCTACGCCTGTCTCCCGACTCTACGCCTGTCCCCTGACCCTATGCCTGTCCCCTGACCCTAAGCCTGTCCCCTGA